The following coding sequences are from one Anolis sagrei isolate rAnoSag1 chromosome 6, rAnoSag1.mat, whole genome shotgun sequence window:
- the LOC132777694 gene encoding vomeronasal type-2 receptor 26-like yields MFPKETHQYTGILDLMLHFQWTWIGVIYLDNEIGQRFIREVIPMFVQKGICFDFIKAVSPLNFFSEMETMAKKLIETSYLLGTSTAKVVILNGEVQSILALRVWLEITFYLDLPKINKVWILAAEIDFASLPVQRDWDLSFIHGALSVSLLPKKVSGFHEFLRNRKPDTDQEDGFIRDFWQQAFMCSFPGPNLDESLENICTEEDKLETLPMSVFEMSMSSHSYSIYNAVYAVAHALHDMDSSNFKRRTTGITVLPEMQPWQVHHFLKSVIFNNTVGEEISFNKNGELVAGFDIINWVTFPNKTFSRVKVGRIDPQSLPTIEFTVHEDAIVWPSWFNQAQPVSLCNDNCYPGYSKRKKEGEPFCCYDCIPCPEGKISTNKDVDACFQCPEDHYPNKFKDFCNPKSLIFLTFEDALGTGLTSSALLLVCVTAGVLGIFIKHRDTPIVKANNRSLTYTLLLSLLLSFLCALLFVGQPRKMTCLFRQTAFGIIFSLAVSSVLAKTIIVILAFQTTKPVSHLRKWLGKRTAASIILFCLLIQVTICTVWLATFPPFPDFDVNSMAEEVILECNEGSVSMFYCVLGFMGFLSICSFTSAFFARKLPDSFNEAKFITFSMLVFCSVWISFVPMYLSTKGKYTVAVEIFSILASGTGLLGFIFFPKCYTIVMRPDMNIRKQLINRKH; encoded by the exons ATGTTCCCAAAAGAGACCCATCAATACACTGGGATTCTCGACTTAATGTTGCATTTCCAGTGGACGTGGATTGGAGTGATTTATCTAGATAATGAAATAGGACAAAGATTTATACGTGAAGTAATCCCCATGTTCGTGCAAAAAGGTATCTGCTTTGACTTCATAAAAGCCGTATCTCCCCTAAACTTTTTCAGTGAAATGGAAACAATGGCGAAGAAGCTTATTGAAACATCATACCTCCTTGGGACAAGTACTGCCAAAGTAGTGATCCTAAATGGAGAAGTTCAGTCAATTCTAGCTTTGAGAGTGTGGTTAGAAATTACATTTTATCTTGAtttaccaaaaataaataaagtctggATTTTGGCAGCTGAAATAGATTTTGCTTCACTCCCAGTTCAAAGAGACTGGGACCTGAGCTTCATCCATGGAGCTTTATCTGTTTCACTTCTCCCCAAAAAAGTGTCAGGATTCCATGAATTTCTGCGGAACCGAAAACCAGACACAGATCAAGAAGATGGCTTTATCAGGGACTTCTGGCAACAGGCATTCATGTGTTCATTTCCTGGGCCCAATTTAGACGAGTCCCTTGAAAATATCTGCACTGAGGAGGACAAGCTGGAGACTCTTCCTATGTCTGTTTTTGAAATGAGCATGAGCAGCCACAGCTACAGCATCTACAACGCTGTCTATGCTGTCGCACATGCTTTGCATGACATGGATTCATCCAACTTCAAACGCAGAACAACTGGGATCACAGTTCTTCCAGAAATGCAACCATGGCAG GTTCATCACTTCCTAAAAAGTGTTATCTTTAACAACACAGTTGGTGAAGAGATTTCATTTAATAAAAATGGGGAATTAGTAGCTGGGTTTGATATCATCAATTGGGTCACATTCCCCAATAAGACCTTTAGTCGAGTAAAAGTGGGAAGGATAGATCCACAGTCTCTGCCGACCATTGAGTTCACTGTTCATGAGGATGCCATTGTATGGCCCAGCTGGTTCAATCAG GCACAACCTGTTTCTCTGTGTAATGACAATTGTTATCCAGGTTAcagtaaaagaaagaaggaaggggagccaTTTTGCTGCTACGATTGCATTCCATGTCCAGAAGGAAAGATTTCAACCAATAAGG ATGTGGATGCCTGCTTTCAATGTCCAGAAGATCATTACCCAAACAAGTTTAAGGATTTCTGCAACCCCAAATCTCTAATTTTTCTCACTTTTGAAGATGCTCTGGGAACAGGTTTGACCAGCTCTGCTCTTCTCCTTGTTTGTGTGACTGCTGGAGTTCTTGGGATCTTCATCAAACACCGGGACACTCCCATTGTCAAAGCCAATAATCGGAGTCTCACCTacaccctcctcctctccctcctgctctccttcctttgtGCTCTGCTCTTCGTTGGACAGCCACGGAAGATGACCTGCCTCTTTCGTCAGACAGCTTTTGGCATCATCTTCTCTTTGGCTGTTTCTTCTGTGTTGGCAAAAACTATCATTGTGATTCTTGCTTTCCAAACCACCAAGCCTGTGTCTCATTTGAGGAAATGGTTGGGGAAAAGAACGGCCGCCTCCATTATTCTCTTCTGCTTGCTCATTCAAGTCACAATTTGTACAGTATGGTTGGCTACCTTTCCTCCATTTCCAGATTTTGATGTAAACTCAATGGCTGAAGAAGTCATTCTCGAATGTAATGAAGGTTCTGTTTCCATGTTTTACTGTGTCCTGGGTTTTATGGGTTTCCTGTCTATTTGCAGTTTCACTTCAGCATTCTTTGCCAGGAAGTTGCCTGACAGTTTCAATGAAGCCAAGTTCATCACCTTCAGCATGTTGGTCTTCTGCAGTGTGTGGATTTCCTTTGTGCCAATGTACTTAAGCACCAAGGGAAAATACACAGTGGCTGTGGAGATCTTCTCAATTTTGGCTTCCGGCACTGGGTTACTGGGATTCATATTTTTCCCCAAGTGCTATACTATTGTCATGAGGCCTGATATGAACATAAGGAAACAACTAATAAATAGGAAACATTAA
- the LOC137097236 gene encoding vomeronasal type-2 receptor 26-like, which translates to MGRSLRIHHKYHMSGDLHIGAILSQIFMSSEEISLRQDPVGKPQGDTINFLAGFTYLASLELLSTWGKFVPNYKCDTQDNPAAVIGGPTSNVCLFMAHILCAYKFAQLTYGSAPLMDNKKEAVFFHHMFPNETHQYTGILDLILHFQWMWIGVIYLDNEIGQRFVHEVIPMFVQKGICFDFIKATTHLNFFSDMETMAKKLIETSYLLGTSTAKVVILNGEVQSIVALRMWLEITFYCDLPKINKVWIMTAEIDFASLPVQRDWDLSFIHGALSVSLLPKKVSGFHEFLQNRKPGTDREDGFIRDFWQQAFMYSFPGRNLDESLENICTEEDKLETLPMSVFEMSMSSHSYSIYNAVYAVAHALHDMDSSNFKRRTTGITVLPEMQPWQLHHFLKSVIFNNTVGEKISFNKNGELVAGFDIINWVTFPNKTFSRVKVGRIDPQSLPTIEFTVHEDAIVWPSWFNQAQPVSLCNDNCYPGYSKRKKEGEPFCCYDCIPCPEGKISTKKDVDACFQCPEDHYPNKFKDFCNPKSLIFLTFEDALGTGLACSALLLVCVTAGVLGIFIKHRDTPIVKANNRSLTYTLLLSLLLSFLCALLFIGQPQKVTCLFRQTAFGVIFSLAVSSVLAKTIIVILAFQTTKPVSHLRKWLGKRTAASIILFCLLIQVTICTVWLATFPPFPDFDVNSMAEEVILECNEGSVSMFYCVLGFMGFLSICSFTSAFFARKLPDSFNEAKFITFSMLVFCSVWISFVPTYLSTKGKYTVAVEIFSILASSTGLLGFIFFPKCYTIVMRPDMNIRKQLINRKL; encoded by the exons ATGGGTCGATCTCTTCGTATTCATCACAAATATCACATGTCTGGAGACCTGCACATTGGTGCCATTCTGTCTCAGATTTTTATGTCTTCTGAAGAGATATCATTGAGACAAGATCCTGTTGGGAAGCCTCAAGGAGATACGAT TAATTTCCTTGCCGGCTTTACTTATCTTGCTTCACTGGAACTCCTTTCTACCTGGGGAAAATTTGTCCCTAACTACAAATGCGACACCCAGGACAACCCAGCAGCAGTCATTGGGGGACCTACTTCTAATGTCTGTCTTTTCATGGCACATATCCTGTGCGCCTATAAATTTGCACAG CTCACGTATGGCTCTGCTCCACTAATGGATAACAAAAAGGAAGCTGTTTTCTTTCACCACATGTTCCCAAATGAGACCCATCAATACACTGGGATTCTCGACTTAATATTGCATTTCCAGTGGATGTGGATTGGAGTGATTTATCTAGATAATGAAATAGGACAAAGATTTGTACATGAAGTAATCCCCATGTTCGTGCAAAAAGGTATCTGCTTTGACTTCATAAAAGCCACAACCCACCTTAACTTTTTCAGTGACATGGAAACAATGGCGAAGAAGCTTATTGAAACATCATACCTCCTTGGGACAAGTACTGCCAAAGTAGTGATCCTAAATGGAGAAGTTCAGTCAATTGTAGCTTTGAGAATGTGGTTAGAAATTACATTTTATTGTGAtttaccaaaaataaataaagtctggATAATGACAGCAGAAATAGATTTTGCTTCACTCCCAGTTCAAAGGGACTGGGACCTGAGCTTCATCCATGGGGCTTTATCTGTTTCACTTCTCCCCAAAAAAGTTTCAGGATTCCATGAATTTCTGCAGAACCGTAAACCAGGCACAGATCGAGAAGATGGCTTTATCAGGGACTTCTGGCAACAGGCATTCATGTATTCATTTCCTGGGCGCAATTTAGATGAGTCCCTTGAAAATATCTGCACTGAGGAGGACAAGCTGGAGACTCTTCCTATGTCTGTTTTTGAAATGAGCATGAGCAGCCACAGCTACAGCATCTACAACGCTGTCTATGCTGTCGCACATGCTTTGCATGACATGGATTCATCCAACTTCAAACGCAGAACAACTGGGATCACAGTTCTTCCAGAAATGCAACCATGGCAG CTCCATCACTTCCTAAAAAGTGTTATCTTTAACAACACAGTTGGTGAAAAGATTTCCTTTAATAAAAATGGGGAATTAGTAGCTGGGTTTGATATCATAAATTGGGTGACATTCCCCAATAAGACCTTTAGTCGAGTGAAAGTGGGAAGGATAGATCCACAATCTCTGCCGACTATTGAGTTCACTGTTCATGAGGATGCCATTGTATGGCCCAGCTGGTTCAATCAG GCACAACCTGTTTCCCTGTGTAATGACAATTGTTATCCAGGTTAcagtaaaagaaagaaggaaggggagccaTTTTGCTGCTACGATTGCATTCCATGTCCAGAAGGAAAGATTTCAACCAAGAAGG ATGTGGATGCCTGCTTTCAATGTCCAGAAGATCATTACCCAAACAAGTTTAAGGATTTCTGCAACCCCAAATCTCTAATTTTCCTCACTTTTGAAGATGCTCTGGGAACAGGTTTGGCCTGCTCTGCTCTTCTCCTTGTTTGTGTGACAGCTGGAGTGCTTGGGATCTTCATCAAACACCGGGACACTCCCATTGTCAAAGCCAATAACCGGAGCCTCACCTacaccctcctcctctccctcctgctctccttcctttgtGCTCTGCTCTTCATTGGACAGCCACAGAAGGTGACCTGTCTCTTTCGTCAGACAGCTTTTGGCGTCATCTTCTCTTTGGCTGTTTCTTCTGTGTTGGCAAAAACTATCATTGTGATTCTTGCTTTCCAAACCACCAAGCCTGTCTCTCATTTGAGGAAATGGTTGGGGAAAAGAACGGCTGCCTCCATTATTCTCTTCTGCTTGCTCATTCAAGTCACAATTTGTACAGTATGGTTGGCTACCTTTCCTCCATTTCCAGATTTTGATGTAAACTCAATGGCTGAAGAAGTCATTCTCGAATGTAACGAAGGTTCTGTTTCCATGTTTTACTGTGTCCTGGGTTTTATGGGTTTCCTGTCTATTTGCAGTTTCACTTCAGCATTCTTTGCCAGGAAGTTGCCTGACAGTTTCAATGAAGCCAAGTTCATCACCTTCAGCATGTTGGTCTTCTGCAGTGTATGGATTTCCTTTGTGCCAACGTACTTAAGCACCAAGGGAAAATACACAGTGGCTGTGGAGATCTTCTCAATTTTGGCTTCCAGCACTGGTTTACTGGGATTCATATTTTTCCCTAAGTGCTATACCATTGTCATGAGGCCAGATATGAACATAAGGAAACAACTAATAAATAGGAAACTTTAA